TCAGCTTGATTAGAAATTCTCCGTTTTCCTTGATCGTACGTGCCGATTCTACTTCGCCCGGTTCACCGGCACTGTCTAGAATAAGATCACTGAACCCCAAAATGGCGTTCATGGGAGTTCGGATTTCATGACTCATGTTCGTCAGGAATTCACTTTTGGCGCGGTTCGCCGCCTCAGCAACTTCTTTTGCTTTGATTAGATCGACTTCAGCATGCTTACGCGAAGTAATGTCCGTTGCATACAGGTTGACGTAGCTCTCTTCTTTGGCAATCGGTGTCACGATCAGAGAGTAATATCGATCGATGGCATCGATCTCAAGTTCAATCGGCTCACATTTTTCCAGAGCCTGCTGACAGGTATAATAGATTTCGTCAGGAAGTGGTTTTTCCTTTTGGGTTTCCCAGAAATCAAGTAAATGTTTACTCGATTTATTGGCGTATAGTAACGTCCCGTCAGCAGAGGCTCGCATGACCGGGTTGCTATCTTCGTCGGGGAATCGTGACAGCCGCTCAATTGCTTTGGAAGATCGTTGCTGTTCTGTAATATCCAGTATGACGGCTACAAAAACCTTTCTCGTTCCTAGAACAGAAGATTCAATGTGCACTTCGACTGGATATTCTGACCCATCTTTTCTACGATGTATGCTGTTTAATTCGACATAGCTTTGCAAACCAAGCTTGAGAGGCTCCAGCATCCTTTCTAAATCAGGCTTTGTGAGACCTGATGTGATATCCACAGGAGTAAGTTTTTGCAATTCTTCCAGATTATAACCAATATTGAGTCGCGCTCCTCGATTGGCATAAATAAAATGGTAGGTCTCGGGATCGCCGATAAATATTTCGTTATGAGATTGATCCAGAATTTTACCGAACGCGCTGAGTTGTTCGGCTCGTTCATTCGCTGCTAACAACTCTTCAGCCTGCTGTTTCAGTTCCAGAGTTTTCTGCTCCAGTATACGGTTATTTTCTGAGATCAACTGGTTAGCTGAATGTAATTCGTGTGTTCGTTTTTGAACCTCTGTTTCTACTGTTTCGTTGGTTTCTTCCAGTGTTGCTCTTTGTTGTGCCATTGCTCTCATTTCACGCAAACTCTGATTAATGGCAATCAGCAGAAAGATATCTTCAAAGACAACCCAGGCACCATGCTCTACGATCCGCCAGGGGCTTGCTGAGAGAGTCCCGAATACTGCCTGCGGATAGAAGAGACCAAATGCAGTATGATCGATGACTACTACTGTTGTGGCTGTCACCAGTACACGCCAGTCTCGATAAAAGGCCAGAAACGCCAGCGATCCAAAAATATGGAAGTGTGTTTCAATGCGCCCTCCACTCAGATGGATCAAGAGCGATGATGTCAACATTTGGCCAATCGCAATTGAATGCCGTGTTAAGGTGGCACCAGGACGGAGATAAGTTAATAGCACAGGGAAGAGGGTAATCAATCCCCCAAATAATATTGCCGCCCAGACATGCAGATGTGTTTCGCTGACAGAGCCGATCCATGTTCGTGGAGTTACCAGAAATGCGGCTCCGATCGCAGCAAACCACTGCACAATCATCAGACAGGCAAAGAGTCGGTCGGTTCTTCTGTAAAGATCTCGCCGATTAACCGTAAACAGTTCATCCGCCCTTTTCGAAGCTGTTTCGTTCATCGTTGCAGATAAAATTCGAGTAGGCATTATTGATTCTCCTGCTGACAAACATCGTTTCGTCCAAGCAAAGGGCATCCAAAGGTGAATGTTGTTTGTTTGTCGGTATTGCCACCGATTAAGATTGTTTCGATTGCTGTTCTTCCCGCGTTGTCACCTGAATGGCCCCGTGAACCCGTGATACCACCGTGAAATAATAATTGTCCATTTGCATCATAAAGTAAGACATAACCGGAAGTCGTGGCACCAAATAATTGAGCCTCGGAACCATCGATATCACTGGAAACAGAGACCCCGGGGATGTGCTTCGCTGTTTCCCAGAGATCTGTCTTTTCCCAACCTTCAAGAAAATGGGCAGGTTTAAAGAATAATACGCGGGCATCAATCCGTTCTGGACCATGCGCCATGATCAAGGCCAGTTCGCCAATGCTGGCACGCGTGCAAGGACAACGAGGGTGCGCAAACATAACCAGAGTCGGCCGTCTATGATTACAGGTCATACGACTGTCTATTGGCCAGCTGATTGGTGCATCGGGAACTTCCCCCGGCGTCACTTGATACTCCCAGATTACAGACATGCCAAGAAATACTGCCCCCAGCCAGAGAATAACCATAGCAGGTAGAGCCAGACTTTGGCTCATCCCTTTTGGGGGAGGCAAATCTTTTTGGTCAATCATCTTCTCAGAGTGTGACATCTGATGGCTTTGTGAATTCATATTATCAACTGAAGTGACTATCCAGTTCCCTGAAAATGGTTTTGAAAAAGTAACACTGCTTTAAAAGAATAAGTTGCGTTTCTGGATAACGGTGACAATTTCAAAACAAATCAAGATCGATCGATCTTAAATTTGAGGCTTTGTATGGCGAGGCTTCATAACCGGTAAAAGCAAATGAAATCGTGGAGGAATTTCTCTGAAGACAAAATAAACCTCCCTTAAACGGTCTCATTTTCACAAGTGAAACATAGGTTGAGAGTTGCGATCTCAATAGGACATTTTCATGTTGCCGGAAGCAGCCAAGCGCTTTGAATTCGTTGCGTTTGTGCAGAAAAAAGAATCATCCGATTCACCTCCTCTCTCAAGAGAGAAGATTCCCTCCATCAAGGGAAATGGTGAAATAGAAGCGTGTTTTCAAGAGGGGGCTGATGATGTTCTATGCAAACATTTGAATGAAGAAAATGATGCGTATGCGAAACCTCCGCGCAGGATTTATCGAGTTTGCAATCATAATTCGAACATGCGCAGGCTGATTTTGTTCAGGAGATGATGTGAAATTAGACCCACTCCCTTAGTAAGAGGGGGCAGACATCCGTTCGACACTGACCTCCATTCGTAGTAAATCGACAGGGTCTCCGAATTGTGAGTAGATGGCAACGTCAGCGGCATCTCGACCGTACGCAATAGCGACTCGTCCCCCTTGCAGGTTGTCTTGTGTTGGGTCGAATGTGTACCATCGTCCTCCGACATAGGCTTCAAACCAGGCGTGCAGGTCCATCGGTTCAAGCGTTTCCAGATACCCCACGACCATTCGCGCGGGGATCGAAATCGCCCGACAACAGGCGATACCTAAATGCGCCATATCCCGGCAGACCGCCAGCGATTTTTCATTGACTTCGCAGGCGCTGATAATCTCCTGCCCCTCTCCGGGTGCATACTGAATCGTGTTGCGAATATACTCAACGATTGCAGAACACTGGTCGTACCCGGGTGCCCGTCCTTCGACGATCGACGAAGTCATCTGAGTGAAGCGATCAGATTCGCAATAACGACTTGGCAACAAAAATGGTAGTGTCTCATCAGGCAATTGCTCCACTGGGACAAAATGAGCCCCTGGAGCCGAATCAGAAGCATCAGCGGCTTCTATATCAACTGACGTTTGTATGGAGAACGGACCAGCAGGCGCCACCAACCGCTGACATAGATTACCAAACGGATCGGTGAACTCGACCGCTGACACACTGGGTGACAATACATACTGTTCCCTGCCAACCCACTGCTGATATCCACTGCGGGGACGAAGCATGAGCAAAAAGGGGGTGGCAACCGGAATGTTGAATTCAAGGAGGCAAGATGCATGTAGCCACATAAAAAGTGAACTCCGTCTGGAGGAAAAATAAGCTGGCTCAGACCAGTAGGAATTTGTATTGTCTCAGGAATGAGTTAACACGGATCTGTTCCAGGTTGGAGCGGAGCTCAACGCCGAGTGTTCGGAGGCACGAACAGAATCTATGGGAACTATGAGTGACAGTATTTTAGATTACAGTCGACAAAATCATAGTGGTCATTCATAAATTAAGAGCGGGGCAAATGGTGCAGAAAACGCTTTCATCAGATCAAATTCGCCCCAGCAACAAAAAAAGGACTTAGAGCGATATTGCCCTAAGTCCTTTGATATCAAAGTGCCCAAGAGAGGACTCGAACCTCCACGGGGATTACCCCCACTAGCCCCTCAAGCTAAAAAGGCTATATATCAAGGATGCCTCAATCACATTGTAATCGTATTATTATCAAAAGGTTGCGTTTATTCAACGTTGAAAACTGATTGAAGTCATATTGCATTGAAATTCTCAATTCTGTCCGCGATTTGTCCGCGGTAGCAATAGTCTGATCAGCAGCCTATATGCAGTACATGGAACGAAACTATCAACACCCCTGGGTTGCATTAGAGTTAAAAAACAGAGTCGACGTTACTACGAACTATACTGACATTTAGATTTTCAGAATACACTTTCACACCATTGGGCCATCTATGAGCTTCATCCTGCAACCTTGGCAACTATTCTTCATCATGATGGCTGGTTGGGTTAACAGGCACCAGCAAGAAGTGATCGAATACCTGAGAACCGAGAATCAGGTTCTTAAAGAGAAACAAGGTAAGAAACGCATTTTGCTAAATGATGAGCAGCGTCGAAGGCTTGCCGTTAAAGGTAAGATTCTGGGACGTAAGCGACTCGAAGAAGTCGGTACTCTGTTTACACCAGATACGATTCTTCGCTGGCATAAAAAGTTGGTTGCCATTAAATGGGATTATTCTGATCTTCGCAAAAATAACTCAGGCAGACCTCAGCTGTCTGATGAAGTCAAGCGATTAGTCTCGAATCGCAAAAGAGAACGGCACCTGGGATATGATCGGATTGCTGCTGCTGTTATAAATTTGGGCTACAAGATTTCTGACGAATCGGTACGCCAGATTCTTAAAGAACAGGGCATTGAACCAGCGCCTGATCGCAAACACTAGACAACCTGGGGCACCTTCCTCAAAGCACACTGGGAGGTATTGGCTGCGATCGACTTTGCCACTGTGGAAGTCTGGACGAAAGGTGGGCTTGTTACTTTCTATTTGCTGTTTGTAATCGAACTGAAGACGCGCCGAGTTCATTTCGCTGGCTGCACAACGAGTCTCCACGAAGCATGGATGAAACAGATTGCCAGAAACTTGTCAGATGAGGAAGATGGTTTTCTGGTTGGAAAACAGAAGCTAATCATGGATCGTGATTCAACTTTTTGTGAGTCGTTTCGGTCGATCTTAAGCCAGTCAGATATTCAGCCGATAGTTTTGCCTCCCAGACCACCCAATCTGAATGCTTTTATTGAGCGATTCTTTCGCTCACTCAAATCAGAGTGCCTCGACAGAATGATTTTCTTTGGTGAGAATTCATTAAGGAATGCCATCAAAAAATACTTGGTTCATTATCACGCAGAACGCAATCACCAGGGACTCGATCACCGTATCATTCAACCGGGAGAGGAAGTTGGCCAAAATGCTGGTGAGGTTGAGTGTCGCGAGCGGCTTGGTGGGCTGCTGAATTATTACTATCGCAAGACAGCGTAGAGATACTAATTACATTATTCTGTGTCTTTTGCGATCACGGTATGCGCACTCCATTGAAATCCAGCACGAAAGGTTTTCTATCTTACCAGCGTACAGTGACAGTCATCGGAGAATTGATCTCACTAACGGCGAACAAAACCAAATTTTCAAGGATCTTATCGCGCGGCTGAATAAATTGACCATACGGGATCGAGACGTTGCATGCGCAAAAAGAACTTGGCAAGGTGGCAATCCCAATAACACTTGAATTTAGTAATACGCTGATTGACCTCAGGAATTTCATCATCATGAGGATGCCGCAGGAGTACTTCGATACTCAAATTTATCGATGGATACATCTACTTGGTACTACAGGCATTTCGGCGTTCGCTTTTCCGTTAGTACATCCGTCGCCGAAACAGCCAAGCGGCCGTGCCAAGAGTCACGATCCCGATTACCGCCATTGGCCAGAATTGGTCAATCAGCAGTTCGAACGGAGTACCTTCTAGAAATACGGATCGTAGAATGATCATAAAGTATCGCATCGGATTTAAATAAGTAAGTTTCTGCACAATAGACGGCATGTTGGCTATAGGTGTGGCAAACCCGGAGAGAATAATGGCAGGAACCAGAAACATGAATGCACCTAGTAAACCTTGCTGTTGAGTCGTGGACAGAGACGAAATCATCAATCCCACACCAATGGCCGACAGAAGAAACAGTGCAATGCCGGTATAGAGAGTGATTACGCTTCCCAGAAGAGGGACTTGAAACCAAAAAACGGCAACGAAAATAATGAACGTAGCCTCGCCCATGCCAATAATAAATCCGGGTACGGCTTTTCCGATTAGAATTTCCCATGGCCGATACGGTGTGACCAGCAATTGATCGAATGTGCTCTGTTCACGTTCTCGAGCCACGGAGAGGGATGTAACAATCATTGTCACTACAAGGGTCAGCAAACCGACAATGCCTGGTATAATGAACCATCGACTGACGAGATTGGGGTTGAACCAGGCTCGCACCTGAAGGCGGGCGGGCGGTCCGGGGAATCCATTGCGACGCGCCCATTGAACATTAAAGTTTTGAATGATCGTATCCGCATAGCCATTGGCAATCATTGCTGTATTGGAGTCACGTCCATCGACAATTACTTGCACGTCGGTTGTTCGGCTTTGGTACAGGTCACGACTAAATTGTCGTCCAATATGCAGGACTACGATCACTTTTTTTGTGTCGATTAGTGGTGAGATTTGGTCATCGTGTGTGATTGTGGCAACCCGTTGAAAGTTGGGGGAACCATCAAATCTCGCGATGAGTTCTCGTGACAATTCACTGTTACTCTCATCATAGATTGCTAAGGGAACATTCGTTAGATCAAACGTAGCTGCATAGCCAAATACAACGAGCTGGATTATGGGCGGACCGATGATCACGAACCGGCTTTTGGGATCCTTAAGCAGGGTGAGAAACTCTTTAATGATTAAGGCCACGAGGCGTGACACCTATTTATCTCCTAATCTAACTGTTTGCGTGATTTGTATCGCGTCAGCCCAAGGAAAAGCGTGGCCATCATTGCCAGTGCCATTGCGTTGGGTAACAACACGGACCATACATCGCCTGCCAAAAAGATTGTCTGCAAGATCGCTACAAAGTATCGCGCCGGAATAATATGTGTCAGTAACTGAATCGGATACGGCATGCTTCCGATGTCAAAAATAAATCCCGATAGAATGAACGCTGGCAGAAATGTGGTGATGATGGCTACTTGAGCCGCCACAAACTGGATGCGGGCGATCGTCGATATTAATAAACCCATTCCCAAAGCAGTTAGCAGGAATAGCGATGTGCCGACCAGAAGCACCCACATTGATCCTCGTAGTGGAACATGAAACAACCAGACTCCCATTCCGACTGACAAAGCCATGCCTCCCATCCCTAGCACAAAGTAAGGCAAAATTTTTCCGATCAGGACTTCGCGCATTGCGACAGGCGTCGCCATCAGGGCTTCCATCGTGCCACGTTCCCATTCGCGCGCCATAACCAATGCTGTTAACATCGCTCCGATCAGAGTCATGATGACAGCGATCAGACCAGGAACGAGAAAGTTGCGGCTCCTGAGGTTGCTATTGAACCAAATACGCTGTTGAATTTTCACGGGAACTAGCAGCGGTAAACCTTCGTCAGTTGATCGGCGTTCCAGCCATTTTGAATACGCACCTTGGCTATATCCGATGATCAGACGCGCCGTGTTGGCATCGACACCATTCACAACAAGCTG
This window of the Gimesia fumaroli genome carries:
- a CDS encoding transglutaminase domain-containing protein, with protein sequence MWLHASCLLEFNIPVATPFLLMLRPRSGYQQWVGREQYVLSPSVSAVEFTDPFGNLCQRLVAPAGPFSIQTSVDIEAADASDSAPGAHFVPVEQLPDETLPFLLPSRYCESDRFTQMTSSIVEGRAPGYDQCSAIVEYIRNTIQYAPGEGQEIISACEVNEKSLAVCRDMAHLGIACCRAISIPARMVVGYLETLEPMDLHAWFEAYVGGRWYTFDPTQDNLQGGRVAIAYGRDAADVAIYSQFGDPVDLLRMEVSVERMSAPSY
- a CDS encoding ABC transporter permease, whose protein sequence is MMSNRGGSLMRLRGLLRKEFLQVLRDPSSLAIAFVLPVILLLLFGYGVSLDAEHIPIALVVDQPSADTSSLCSEFEHSHYFQPIYIHGLHTAQRAMMERRVDAILHIRNDFSEKLRRSNGASIQLVVNGVDANTARLIIGYSQGAYSKWLERRSTDEGLPLLVPVKIQQRIWFNSNLRSRNFLVPGLIAVIMTLIGAMLTALVMAREWERGTMEALMATPVAMREVLIGKILPYFVLGMGGMALSVGMGVWLFHVPLRGSMWVLLVGTSLFLLTALGMGLLISTIARIQFVAAQVAIITTFLPAFILSGFIFDIGSMPYPIQLLTHIIPARYFVAILQTIFLAGDVWSVLLPNAMALAMMATLFLGLTRYKSRKQLD
- a CDS encoding integrase core domain-containing protein, yielding MKQIARNLSDEEDGFLVGKQKLIMDRDSTFCESFRSILSQSDIQPIVLPPRPPNLNAFIERFFRSLKSECLDRMIFFGENSLRNAIKKYLVHYHAERNHQGLDHRIIQPGEEVGQNAGEVECRERLGGLLNYYYRKTA
- a CDS encoding thioredoxin domain-containing protein, with protein sequence MSHSEKMIDQKDLPPPKGMSQSLALPAMVILWLGAVFLGMSVIWEYQVTPGEVPDAPISWPIDSRMTCNHRRPTLVMFAHPRCPCTRASIGELALIMAHGPERIDARVLFFKPAHFLEGWEKTDLWETAKHIPGVSVSSDIDGSEAQLFGATTSGYVLLYDANGQLLFHGGITGSRGHSGDNAGRTAIETILIGGNTDKQTTFTFGCPLLGRNDVCQQENQ
- a CDS encoding PAS domain-containing hybrid sensor histidine kinase/response regulator, encoding MPTRILSATMNETASKRADELFTVNRRDLYRRTDRLFACLMIVQWFAAIGAAFLVTPRTWIGSVSETHLHVWAAILFGGLITLFPVLLTYLRPGATLTRHSIAIGQMLTSSLLIHLSGGRIETHFHIFGSLAFLAFYRDWRVLVTATTVVVIDHTAFGLFYPQAVFGTLSASPWRIVEHGAWVVFEDIFLLIAINQSLREMRAMAQQRATLEETNETVETEVQKRTHELHSANQLISENNRILEQKTLELKQQAEELLAANERAEQLSAFGKILDQSHNEIFIGDPETYHFIYANRGARLNIGYNLEELQKLTPVDITSGLTKPDLERMLEPLKLGLQSYVELNSIHRRKDGSEYPVEVHIESSVLGTRKVFVAVILDITEQQRSSKAIERLSRFPDEDSNPVMRASADGTLLYANKSSKHLLDFWETQKEKPLPDEIYYTCQQALEKCEPIELEIDAIDRYYSLIVTPIAKEESYVNLYATDITSRKHAEVDLIKAKEVAEAANRAKSEFLTNMSHEIRTPMNAILGFSDLILDSAGEPGEVESARTIKENGEFLIKLITDILDLSSIESEKLLVELVRCSPHEIMRKVVSLMKLQAKTKGLEFDFRIDGPIPETIHTDPTRLTQILINLIGNAIKFTETGTVEVIARLMNEQSQQPQLQFDIIDTGIGIAEDKTHMLFLPFTQADGSMTRKYGGTGLGLAISKRLTELLGGTISVTSTPGKGSLFSFTINTGSLDNIRLIEGHITAPVSKKTDSKPEISNELPLLNQHILVTEDGIDNQRLISFILKKAGAEVSLAENGQISFDQATAAMRDGSPFDAILMDMQMPVLDGYNATQQLREANFHGPIIALTAHALSGDRQKCIDAGCDDYLTKPIDRRKLIEVVASYIHERNQNQAYAN
- a CDS encoding ABC transporter permease, with product MSRLVALIIKEFLTLLKDPKSRFVIIGPPIIQLVVFGYAATFDLTNVPLAIYDESNSELSRELIARFDGSPNFQRVATITHDDQISPLIDTKKVIVVLHIGRQFSRDLYQSRTTDVQVIVDGRDSNTAMIANGYADTIIQNFNVQWARRNGFPGPPARLQVRAWFNPNLVSRWFIIPGIVGLLTLVVTMIVTSLSVAREREQSTFDQLLVTPYRPWEILIGKAVPGFIIGMGEATFIIFVAVFWFQVPLLGSVITLYTGIALFLLSAIGVGLMISSLSTTQQQGLLGAFMFLVPAIILSGFATPIANMPSIVQKLTYLNPMRYFMIILRSVFLEGTPFELLIDQFWPMAVIGIVTLGTAAWLFRRRMY